A single window of Pseudomonadota bacterium DNA harbors:
- a CDS encoding TMEM175 family protein, which yields MNADSKEINVASKISLRRLQTLTDCIFALALILLVIFIEKPTEGMKPTEENIKKYIFGQLDTVAVYIITFLNIAFYWFFNHNQSKHFRRSDGVHIWLTLLTLMFVGLLPYSNALNVVFYQSFSVHIFYSAIVFVIGLLFCIDWLYATRDDRLVDRSISPGTVEELIVESLVQPVAALLSFGGALISTFWWEMPFLIAPFAIFAISKLWECRRTKRANTIQSE from the coding sequence ATGAACGCAGACAGCAAAGAAATCAACGTTGCTTCAAAAATATCCCTCAGGCGTCTTCAGACCCTTACGGACTGTATCTTTGCCCTGGCACTGATTCTGCTCGTCATTTTCATTGAAAAGCCAACGGAGGGTATGAAGCCCACCGAAGAAAATATAAAGAAGTATATTTTTGGCCAACTTGACACAGTAGCCGTATACATAATTACATTTCTGAATATAGCCTTTTACTGGTTCTTTAACCACAACCAGAGTAAGCATTTCAGACGATCCGATGGCGTCCATATTTGGCTTACTTTGCTTACCCTCATGTTCGTGGGTCTCCTGCCTTACTCCAATGCCCTCAATGTTGTTTTTTATCAATCCTTTTCTGTCCACATTTTCTATAGCGCTATTGTCTTTGTTATTGGCTTGCTCTTCTGCATCGACTGGCTTTACGCGACACGGGATGACCGTCTTGTTGACCGCTCCATCAGCCCCGGTACTGTTGAGGAACTCATTGTGGAATCTCTTGTTCAGCCCGTTGCGGCGCTTCTATCTTTTGGCGGCGCCCTCATCAGTACTTTCTGGTGGGAAATGCCCTTTTTGATCGCCCCCTTTGCAATATTTGCAATAAGTAAATTGTGGGAATGCAGAAGGACAAAACGGGCCAATACCATCCAATCTGAATAA
- a CDS encoding flavin reductase produces the protein MNLKAIQKICYGLYVISSKRGDNINGQIANTAFQITSDPPTMAISINKQNFTHEYIQESKVFSVSILSKEAPMTLIGNFGFKSGRDIDKFKEVKFRIGVTGSPIVLDYTVGYLDCEVVGSTDVGTHTVFIGKIVDCDNLSDAEPMTYAYYHQVKGGKSPKTAPTYIKEEEPKEKTPAAGKYRCKVCGYVYDPANGDPDSGIKPGTPFEELPDNWLCPICSAPKSEFDKEE, from the coding sequence ATGAACTTAAAGGCTATCCAGAAAATATGTTACGGCCTATATGTGATAAGCTCTAAAAGAGGTGATAACATAAACGGTCAGATTGCAAACACTGCCTTTCAGATTACCTCTGACCCGCCAACGATGGCGATCAGTATCAATAAACAGAATTTTACACATGAATATATTCAGGAAAGCAAGGTTTTCTCTGTCTCAATCCTGTCAAAGGAAGCACCCATGACTCTGATTGGAAACTTTGGTTTTAAATCCGGCAGGGATATAGACAAGTTTAAAGAGGTAAAATTCAGGATTGGCGTCACCGGATCGCCTATAGTGCTTGATTATACAGTGGGATATCTGGATTGTGAAGTTGTGGGCAGTACCGATGTGGGGACTCATACGGTTTTTATAGGAAAGATTGTTGATTGTGACAACTTAAGCGATGCCGAGCCCATGACGTATGCATACTATCACCAGGTCAAAGGCGGTAAGTCTCCAAAGACAGCGCCAACCTATATCAAAGAAGAGGAACCAAAGGAAAAGACCCCTGCAGCCGGTAAATACAGATGTAAAGTATGCGGGTATGTGTATGACCCTGCAAATGGCGACCCCGATTCGGGCATCAAACCGGGCACCCCGTTCGAGGAACTCCCGGATAACTGGTTATGTCCTATATGCAGCGCGCCAAAAAGCGAGTTTGATAAAGAGGAGTAA
- a CDS encoding aspartate 1-decarboxylase, with amino-acid sequence MFKTMMKSKIHRARVTEGNLQYEGSITIDGALMEQADIIPYEQVQIYNVTNGERFTTYAIKGERDSGVMCVNGAAAHKARKDDIIIIATYASYDEKELATFEPKKVYVDEQNRSKNLLRLVN; translated from the coding sequence ATGTTTAAAACGATGATGAAATCAAAAATCCACAGAGCGAGAGTCACTGAAGGCAATCTTCAATACGAAGGAAGCATCACTATAGACGGAGCGCTAATGGAACAGGCAGATATAATACCGTATGAACAGGTCCAGATATACAACGTAACAAACGGCGAGCGTTTTACCACATATGCCATCAAGGGTGAAAGGGATTCGGGCGTCATGTGTGTAAATGGTGCGGCAGCCCACAAGGCAAGGAAGGATGACATTATTATCATTGCGACTTATGCAAGCTATGATGAAAAAGAGCTGGCCACCTTTGAACCGAAAAAGGTGTATGTGGATGAACAGAACAGGTCAAAAAACCTGTTAAGATTAGTCAATTAA
- a CDS encoding MFS transporter: MLILGFSSGLPLPLTGGTLQAWLTMTGVDLRTIGIFSLVGLPYTLKFLWSPLMDRFAPPWLGRRRGWMILTQICLLLGIAIMGLISPQYAPLMLAVLAMCVAFVSASQDIVVDAYRTDVLREAERGLGAATFVTGYRIAMLVAGALALIMSDQIGWQNTYLIMAMLMVFGMAGTIFGQEPDKKVMPPKSLEEAIWGPLKDFIARPSAMAMLLLIILYKLGDAYAGTMTTTFLLRGVGFSATEVGTINKGMGLVATIVGALFGGTLMVKLGLYRSLMVFGMLQMVSNLTFMVLAWTGKNYGVMVFAVAFENLSGGMGTAAFVALLMALCNQRYSATQFALLSSLSALGRVFVSPTSGYVIESIGWAMFFLLTTFTALPGLWLLWRLRDAIASLKRD; this comes from the coding sequence ATGCTCATCCTGGGCTTTTCTTCAGGACTGCCCCTGCCACTGACAGGTGGAACGCTGCAGGCGTGGCTTACCATGACAGGCGTTGATTTACGTACTATAGGTATTTTCTCACTCGTGGGGCTGCCCTATACACTGAAATTTCTCTGGTCTCCCCTTATGGACCGTTTTGCGCCTCCATGGCTTGGCCGGCGGCGCGGCTGGATGATCCTCACGCAAATATGCCTCCTCCTTGGCATTGCCATCATGGGCCTTATTTCCCCTCAATATGCGCCTTTAATGCTTGCAGTCCTTGCAATGTGTGTTGCCTTTGTTTCTGCCTCCCAGGATATTGTTGTTGATGCTTACAGGACTGACGTTCTTCGCGAGGCAGAAAGGGGCCTTGGGGCTGCCACATTTGTAACCGGTTACCGCATCGCAATGCTTGTTGCCGGGGCACTGGCGCTCATCATGTCTGACCAGATAGGCTGGCAGAATACATATCTGATAATGGCGATGCTCATGGTGTTTGGCATGGCCGGAACTATCTTCGGGCAGGAGCCTGATAAAAAAGTAATGCCGCCGAAAAGCCTTGAAGAGGCGATATGGGGGCCACTCAAGGATTTTATTGCACGCCCTTCGGCCATGGCTATGCTCCTGCTTATTATACTGTACAAATTGGGTGATGCCTATGCGGGAACCATGACCACAACATTTTTATTGAGGGGTGTGGGCTTTTCAGCTACAGAAGTCGGTACGATTAACAAGGGCATGGGTCTTGTTGCAACCATCGTTGGGGCGCTGTTTGGTGGTACCCTCATGGTGAAGCTTGGCCTTTACCGTTCACTCATGGTCTTTGGAATGTTGCAGATGGTTTCCAATCTCACCTTTATGGTCCTTGCCTGGACAGGAAAAAATTATGGAGTGATGGTCTTTGCCGTGGCATTTGAGAATCTTTCCGGCGGTATGGGGACAGCAGCTTTTGTGGCGCTTCTTATGGCCCTCTGCAACCAGCGTTACAGCGCTACCCAATTTGCATTATTATCATCCCTTTCGGCCCTCGGCAGGGTCTTTGTTTCCCCTACATCAGGGTATGTCATTGAATCAATAGGGTGGGCAATGTTTTTCCTCCTCACGACCTTCACCGCATTGCCTGGATTGTGGCTTTTGTGGCGTCTCAGAGATGCAATTGCCTCCCTCAAAAGAGACTGA
- a CDS encoding thioredoxin family protein yields MKIQILGSGCQNCMKLAKNAEEAVKAKGTECEIVKVTDIKEIMSYGVMQTPAIAIDGKVKSVGRVLSVEEIKKLL; encoded by the coding sequence ATGAAGATTCAAATTTTAGGATCTGGCTGCCAGAACTGCATGAAGCTTGCCAAGAACGCAGAGGAAGCGGTGAAAGCGAAAGGGACGGAATGTGAGATCGTTAAGGTAACGGATATCAAAGAGATCATGAGTTATGGCGTTATGCAAACCCCTGCCATTGCAATCGACGGCAAAGTAAAAAGCGTCGGCAGAGTGCTTTCCGTAGAAGAGATTAAGAAACTACTATAA
- a CDS encoding ParB/RepB/Spo0J family partition protein, translated as MTEQEKSGSPEFMYLPLKSIIVEEQIRSGIDTEGESFKTLMESIKDRGILEPVLVTPKDGKYLLPYGERRYQAAQKLELASIPALTVNMITQKDEILAYQLTENLQREDFNPMDQAKGILAYIQAKLPDKGYTVDSFMSDLVSYKRRPEDLSDQVAPTVGAMVEITGKSMSTLFIYRQLLFDEVKCDNE; from the coding sequence ATGACCGAACAGGAAAAGAGTGGTAGTCCGGAATTCATGTACCTGCCTCTGAAAAGCATTATAGTGGAAGAACAGATTCGCTCAGGGATTGATACGGAGGGAGAGTCTTTTAAGACCCTCATGGAATCCATTAAAGACCGGGGCATCTTGGAGCCTGTCCTTGTAACACCAAAAGACGGCAAATACCTGCTCCCCTACGGGGAAAGGCGTTATCAGGCTGCACAGAAGCTGGAACTGGCATCCATCCCGGCACTTACCGTCAATATGATCACCCAGAAGGATGAAATCCTTGCCTATCAGTTAACAGAGAACCTCCAGCGGGAAGACTTCAATCCCATGGATCAGGCCAAGGGAATACTCGCATATATCCAGGCGAAACTCCCTGATAAGGGGTACACCGTGGATAGCTTTATGAGTGACTTGGTAAGCTACAAGCGGAGGCCCGAGGATCTGTCAGATCAAGTTGCTCCAACGGTTGGAGCAATGGTAGAAATCACCGGAAAGTCAATGTCTACGCTGTTTATATATAGGCAACTTTTGTTTGATGAGGTAAAATGTGATAACGAATAA
- a CDS encoding 2-oxoacid:ferredoxin oxidoreductase subunit beta, producing MPTLDDYKGQTPAWCPGCGNFSILKAFKEAFVEMGIEPHQFIIVSGIGQSGKFPHYLKCNTFNGLHGRSLPVATGISLVNHEILIVAEAGDGDCYGEGGNHLINAMRRNINVKRFVHNNQIYGLTKGQASPTSMEGMITKNQPFGVLSEQFNPMAFAIALDCSFAARGYVGDHEHLKGLIKEAVNHKGFSLVDILQPCVTFNKTNTYEWYGQRVYKIESGYNPENRVEAFQKALEWGDRIPIGVIYRNSRPTLEERIPVIKEKPLVKQAIDFTVMKNAVQETLKEYY from the coding sequence ATGCCCACATTGGATGATTATAAAGGACAAACACCGGCATGGTGCCCGGGGTGCGGCAATTTTTCAATTCTTAAGGCCTTTAAAGAGGCATTCGTTGAAATGGGTATTGAGCCGCATCAGTTCATTATCGTTTCCGGTATAGGACAATCCGGAAAATTTCCCCATTACCTGAAATGCAATACCTTTAATGGCCTCCACGGAAGATCTCTCCCGGTTGCCACAGGAATCAGCCTTGTCAACCACGAGATCCTCATCGTAGCTGAAGCCGGTGACGGGGATTGCTATGGCGAAGGGGGGAACCACCTCATCAATGCCATGAGGCGAAATATCAATGTAAAACGCTTTGTCCATAATAACCAGATATACGGACTCACAAAAGGACAAGCGTCTCCCACCAGCATGGAGGGCATGATAACAAAAAACCAGCCTTTCGGGGTGCTTTCAGAGCAATTTAATCCGATGGCCTTTGCAATAGCCCTTGATTGCAGCTTTGCGGCAAGGGGGTATGTCGGTGATCACGAACATTTAAAAGGTCTTATCAAGGAAGCGGTGAATCACAAAGGATTTTCGCTGGTGGATATACTGCAACCCTGTGTCACCTTCAATAAGACAAACACCTATGAATGGTACGGCCAGAGGGTTTACAAGATTGAATCCGGCTATAATCCGGAAAACAGGGTAGAGGCATTTCAAAAGGCCCTTGAGTGGGGCGACAGAATCCCCATCGGGGTAATTTACAGGAATAGCAGACCTACCTTAGAAGAGAGGATTCCCGTAATCAAGGAGAAACCACTCGTCAAACAAGCCATAGATTTTACAGTGATGAAAAACGCCGTACAGGAAACGTTAAAAGAATACTATTAA
- a CDS encoding 2-oxoacid:acceptor oxidoreductase subunit alpha — MDYTIKIGGEAGQGIQTIGDALAKAFSRSGYYVFSHQDYESRVRGGHNFYQIRLSDRPISASRIKVDILVALDKESIVRHEGELSDAGIIVYDSSTLKEKFEKPCFLDIPFVQLANESGGDRIMSNTVATGAVLGMLGLSIKPLHDILKDELKKKGDKVLNINEIAAVAGRDFAQTHCLRCSFAVSPLSSAKMLMGVHDGVGLGAIASGCKFYSAYPMTPSTGIMLYMAAHAKEYGIIVEQAEDEISAINMALGASYAGVRSMTGSSGGGFALMVEGLSLAAITETPIVIALAQRPGPATGLPTRTEQADLLFALHAGHGEFPRLIFAPGTPEQAFNLTNKAFELSQKYQIPALILTDQYLSDVQWTLDGLHTDKLIYNDYRLRGNAFAGLNEYKRHAYTGDGVSPFGVPGESQHVVVTDSDEHNEEGHLVEDAETRIKMMHKRLFKKISFIRDEIGPPLFYGNSEPDIVIVGWGSTYGVMKEAVDMLSKTKNIAMLHFSEIYPLPSSIPLPGREKENGRMNFLEILRNAQKTICIEQNATGQFARLLKVETGYEFDAAINRYDGRPFLLEELTGELNAHIG; from the coding sequence CTGGACTATACGATCAAAATCGGCGGTGAGGCAGGACAGGGCATACAGACGATCGGCGATGCCCTTGCAAAGGCCTTTTCACGTTCAGGGTATTATGTATTTTCTCATCAGGACTATGAATCACGTGTCAGGGGCGGACACAATTTCTATCAGATAAGGTTGTCGGATAGACCGATTTCAGCATCCAGAATAAAGGTAGACATCCTCGTTGCCCTCGACAAAGAAAGCATCGTACGTCATGAAGGGGAATTGTCTGATGCCGGAATAATTGTCTATGACTCATCAACACTTAAAGAGAAGTTTGAAAAACCCTGCTTTCTGGATATCCCTTTTGTTCAGCTTGCCAACGAAAGCGGCGGCGACAGAATCATGTCAAATACTGTTGCCACGGGCGCAGTCCTCGGTATGCTTGGTTTAAGCATCAAGCCGCTCCACGATATCCTGAAGGATGAACTCAAGAAAAAGGGCGATAAAGTTCTCAATATCAATGAAATAGCCGCCGTTGCAGGTAGGGATTTTGCCCAGACGCATTGCCTTCGTTGCTCCTTTGCCGTATCACCACTCTCATCAGCAAAGATGCTCATGGGTGTTCACGATGGGGTAGGGTTGGGCGCTATTGCTTCGGGGTGTAAATTCTATTCAGCGTACCCCATGACGCCGTCCACCGGCATCATGCTCTACATGGCCGCTCACGCCAAAGAATATGGGATCATTGTCGAGCAGGCAGAAGATGAGATTTCAGCTATCAACATGGCGCTCGGCGCATCATATGCAGGCGTGAGGTCCATGACAGGCTCCTCAGGGGGAGGCTTTGCCCTCATGGTGGAAGGACTTTCTCTTGCTGCAATAACGGAAACCCCCATTGTTATAGCTCTTGCCCAGAGACCGGGACCTGCTACGGGGCTTCCGACCCGCACCGAGCAGGCAGACTTATTATTTGCCCTCCACGCCGGGCACGGTGAATTTCCAAGGCTTATATTCGCACCGGGAACACCGGAACAGGCCTTCAATCTTACCAACAAGGCCTTTGAACTCTCCCAGAAATACCAGATTCCGGCATTAATACTCACAGACCAGTATCTTTCGGATGTCCAGTGGACATTGGATGGGCTTCATACGGATAAGCTCATCTATAATGATTATCGGCTGAGAGGCAATGCATTCGCCGGGCTGAACGAATACAAACGTCATGCCTATACCGGCGATGGCGTTTCACCCTTCGGCGTGCCTGGTGAGTCACAACACGTTGTCGTAACAGACAGCGACGAGCACAATGAAGAGGGGCATCTCGTCGAAGATGCAGAGACACGCATTAAAATGATGCATAAAAGGCTTTTTAAAAAAATATCCTTCATAAGAGATGAGATAGGCCCTCCGCTTTTTTATGGGAACAGCGAGCCCGATATAGTTATTGTTGGTTGGGGCTCCACATACGGGGTCATGAAAGAGGCAGTAGATATGCTGTCGAAAACGAAAAATATCGCCATGCTCCACTTCAGCGAAATCTATCCGCTGCCCTCCTCTATACCCCTACCCGGACGGGAGAAGGAAAATGGAAGGATGAATTTTCTCGAAATCCTCCGCAATGCGCAAAAAACAATCTGTATCGAACAGAACGCTACAGGCCAGTTTGCACGTCTTTTAAAGGTTGAAACAGGCTATGAATTTGATGCAGCAATCAACCGGTATGACGGAAGACCCTTCCTTCTGGAAGAGCTGACAGGAGAACTTAATGCCCACATTGGATGA
- a CDS encoding flavin reductase family protein, protein MKVPVGTKAVVYPAPAFVVGTYDKNGKPNAATAAWCGICCSQPPCIGVSLRKATYTYGNIVERKAFTINVPSEVHVKEVDYFGIASGRKVDKFARTGMTPVKSDLVDAPYIAEFPFILECKLIHTIELGLHTQFIGEILDTKADESIIGDDGNIDVEKVKPIIFAPGVRKYFGIGQYLGKTFSIGKKLGIN, encoded by the coding sequence ATGAAAGTGCCTGTAGGGACAAAGGCAGTTGTATATCCGGCCCCCGCCTTTGTGGTGGGGACATATGATAAAAACGGAAAACCGAATGCGGCAACGGCGGCATGGTGCGGGATTTGCTGTTCACAACCACCCTGTATAGGGGTTTCTTTAAGAAAGGCCACATATACATATGGAAATATTGTTGAGCGAAAGGCTTTTACTATCAATGTACCTTCTGAGGTGCATGTAAAAGAGGTGGATTACTTCGGGATTGCTTCAGGCAGGAAGGTGGATAAATTTGCCAGAACAGGCATGACCCCTGTAAAGAGTGACCTCGTAGACGCCCCTTATATTGCAGAATTTCCGTTTATTCTTGAGTGCAAGCTTATTCATACTATTGAACTCGGGCTCCATACCCAGTTCATCGGTGAAATCCTTGATACCAAGGCTGATGAATCGATAATCGGGGACGATGGAAACATCGACGTAGAAAAGGTAAAACCGATTATCTTTGCCCCCGGGGTCCGCAAGTATTTCGGAATCGGTCAATACCTTGGGAAAACATTCTCCATAGGAAAGAAGCTCGGAATTAATTGA
- a CDS encoding phosphoribosylaminoimidazolesuccinocarboxamide synthase: protein MNNALRETNLTDIGQLKRGKVRDVYDLGDKLLIVATDRLSAFDVVLPTGIPDKGKVLTKLSVFWFEQMEDIIKNHLLEVDAGKFPEPLRQYSDFLKDRSMLVKKTKVIPVECVVRGYLAGSGWKDYCETGNICGIQLKSGLLESSKLEKPVFTPTTKADEGHDMSVTFDQLVRSTGEELATKLMDLSIRIYEKACIIAEKRGIIIADTKFEFGVFNGEIIIIDEMLTPDSSRFWSMEHYKPGAPQDSYDKQIVRDYLNTLDWNKQYPGPELPAEIAQKTRARYIEILEILTGQGL, encoded by the coding sequence ATGAACAACGCGCTACGAGAGACAAACCTTACAGATATCGGGCAACTAAAACGCGGCAAGGTCCGGGATGTCTATGACCTGGGCGATAAACTCCTCATAGTTGCTACCGACAGGCTATCAGCCTTTGATGTTGTATTGCCTACCGGTATCCCGGATAAAGGAAAGGTATTAACAAAACTTTCCGTCTTCTGGTTCGAACAGATGGAAGACATCATAAAGAATCATTTGCTGGAAGTTGATGCCGGGAAATTCCCTGAGCCGCTGAGACAATACAGCGACTTCCTGAAAGACAGGAGCATGCTGGTGAAAAAGACTAAAGTCATTCCCGTGGAGTGCGTCGTAAGGGGATATCTTGCAGGTTCCGGATGGAAGGATTATTGCGAAACAGGAAACATTTGTGGCATCCAGTTAAAGAGTGGTCTCCTTGAATCTTCGAAACTGGAAAAGCCAGTTTTTACCCCAACTACAAAGGCCGATGAAGGACACGACATGAGTGTGACCTTTGATCAACTTGTCCGTTCAACAGGCGAAGAACTTGCCACAAAACTTATGGATTTAAGCATACGCATTTATGAAAAGGCATGCATTATTGCTGAGAAAAGGGGTATTATCATTGCGGATACCAAATTTGAATTCGGCGTATTCAATGGAGAAATCATTATAATCGACGAGATGCTCACCCCTGATTCTTCAAGGTTTTGGTCTATGGAGCATTATAAGCCCGGAGCGCCCCAGGACAGTTACGATAAGCAGATTGTAAGGGATTATCTGAACACCCTTGACTGGAACAAACAATATCCCGGTCCGGAATTGCCGGCGGAGATTGCTCAAAAAACCAGAGCACGTTATATAGAGATATTGGAAATCTTAACGGGTCAGGGATTGTAA
- the panB gene encoding 3-methyl-2-oxobutanoate hydroxymethyltransferase, translating to MEKITVPVVRARKGKEKLTMLTAYDYVFANIMDNAGIDMILVGDSVGSVLLGYPNTIPVTVEEMIHHTKPVVKGAKKALIVIDMPFMSYHESIEQAKRNAGRMIKESGAEAVKLEGGKRMKEVIKAISDIDIPVMGHIGLTPQSVHSMGGYKVQKEEERLMEDAKAVEEAGAFAIVLECVPRDISKKITETLSIPTIGIGAGPDCDGQVLVIHDLLGLLGDFRPKFVKTYLNLRADMDKAIKGYIEEVKGGTFPDDSHSFH from the coding sequence ATGGAGAAGATAACTGTACCGGTTGTAAGGGCAAGAAAAGGTAAAGAAAAACTCACCATGCTCACCGCTTACGATTATGTTTTTGCAAACATCATGGACAATGCCGGTATAGATATGATCCTTGTCGGTGATTCCGTTGGCTCGGTTTTACTCGGTTATCCGAACACAATCCCTGTTACTGTAGAGGAAATGATTCACCATACCAAACCTGTTGTGAAAGGCGCAAAAAAGGCGCTTATTGTCATCGATATGCCCTTTATGTCATACCATGAGAGCATAGAACAGGCGAAACGGAATGCAGGAAGAATGATAAAAGAGAGTGGCGCTGAGGCTGTAAAGCTTGAAGGCGGCAAAAGGATGAAGGAAGTTATTAAAGCTATCTCTGATATTGACATACCCGTTATGGGTCATATCGGACTCACCCCTCAGTCTGTACACAGCATGGGCGGCTACAAGGTTCAAAAAGAGGAAGAGCGACTCATGGAGGACGCGAAGGCGGTGGAAGAAGCAGGCGCTTTTGCCATTGTTCTCGAATGTGTACCGAGGGATATTTCAAAAAAGATTACCGAAACGCTCAGCATCCCAACGATAGGAATCGGCGCAGGCCCCGATTGCGATGGACAGGTGCTTGTCATCCATGACCTGCTCGGTCTTCTCGGCGACTTCAGACCCAAGTTTGTAAAAACATATCTTAACTTAAGGGCAGATATGGATAAGGCGATAAAGGGCTATATTGAGGAGGTTAAAGGGGGCACATTCCCTGATGATAGCCATTCCTTTCATTAG
- a CDS encoding thioredoxin domain-containing protein, with protein sequence MKGTLSSSKEQRQNICQTVWKWAQSKRYVLNVILACAAVALEVYYSICGGECSYLRGRLFGIDLQYIGIAFMALIIFLSIIKKDLLLLIALSAGIGVEVYLIGFQVWYNTYCTYCLAFGGVIVVLFFLNIRKTLSKIAIFCAVLTLMLFAMFFKGSATPLYAADTLVPSFGTGAVKVRIYTDYFCPPCRAMEPKIEPILAELVKKNIINLTFVDTPIYKSSALYARYFLYILNEKNEFEFALLSRSLLIGASLEKISDASKLEAYLNGKGIRFKAFDIQPTIDIFNGYLKNDKINATPTCVIEQDGRTEKIAGGPEITDALERLKRESVKKAKK encoded by the coding sequence ATGAAAGGGACGCTTTCATCCAGCAAAGAACAGAGACAAAACATCTGTCAAACTGTCTGGAAATGGGCACAATCGAAAAGATACGTCCTGAATGTAATACTTGCTTGTGCAGCAGTAGCTTTGGAGGTCTACTACAGTATCTGCGGAGGTGAATGCTCTTATCTTCGCGGGAGACTATTTGGTATTGATCTGCAATACATCGGCATTGCCTTTATGGCTCTGATTATATTCTTAAGCATTATAAAAAAAGACCTTCTCCTGCTCATTGCTCTTTCTGCGGGAATTGGGGTTGAAGTGTATCTTATAGGCTTCCAGGTGTGGTACAATACGTACTGCACATACTGTCTTGCATTTGGAGGTGTAATTGTGGTTCTGTTTTTTCTGAATATTCGTAAAACATTGTCAAAAATTGCAATTTTCTGCGCAGTCCTGACTCTTATGCTTTTCGCTATGTTCTTCAAAGGTTCTGCCACCCCCTTATATGCAGCGGATACGCTTGTTCCTTCGTTCGGGACAGGCGCCGTTAAAGTGAGGATCTATACGGATTACTTCTGTCCGCCCTGCAGGGCCATGGAGCCGAAGATTGAACCCATCCTTGCCGAATTGGTGAAAAAGAACATAATTAATCTTACTTTTGTTGATACACCTATCTATAAGTCTTCTGCCCTCTATGCCCGTTACTTTCTCTACATCCTGAACGAAAAAAATGAGTTTGAATTCGCTCTCCTATCGCGGTCTCTACTGATCGGCGCTTCCCTTGAGAAGATCTCTGATGCATCGAAGCTGGAGGCATATCTGAATGGAAAGGGCATCAGATTTAAGGCCTTCGACATCCAACCAACCATTGATATTTTCAATGGCTATTTAAAAAACGACAAGATTAATGCAACACCAACCTGTGTGATTGAGCAGGATGGAAGGACAGAAAAGATCGCAGGTGGACCGGAAATTACTGATGCGCTCGAACGTTTAAAACGGGAATCGGTGAAAAAGGCAAAAAAATGA
- the panC gene encoding pantoate--beta-alanine ligase: MLIIETVKDMQQAAETLRRGGKKIGFVPTMGYLHEGHLALVRKARELSDIVVVSIFVNPTQFGPNEDLDKYPRNMERDKSLLEQEKTDIIFFPDRKAMYPDRYSTYIQVRDLENHLCGLSRKGHFVGVATVVAKLFNIVKPHYAIFGQKDYQQLKIIERMVKDLNMDLEIVPAPTVREDGGLAMSSRNAYLSPEEREKGLLIYASMKKVEELFKDGERDVAVLRKEAEKILSSRDGIDIEYVSISDAETLTELVHIHNNKAVLAIACRLGKTRLIDNTILTEA; this comes from the coding sequence ATGCTAATAATAGAGACAGTAAAAGACATGCAGCAAGCAGCCGAGACCCTGCGAAGGGGAGGGAAAAAGATCGGCTTCGTTCCCACTATGGGCTACCTCCACGAAGGCCATCTCGCCCTCGTAAGAAAGGCGCGGGAATTGAGCGATATCGTCGTAGTAAGCATATTCGTCAATCCTACACAATTTGGTCCAAACGAGGACCTTGATAAATATCCCAGGAACATGGAGAGAGACAAGAGCCTTCTCGAACAGGAAAAGACCGACATTATCTTCTTCCCCGACAGAAAAGCGATGTATCCCGACAGGTATTCCACCTATATCCAGGTAAGAGATCTGGAAAACCACCTCTGCGGTCTCTCGCGAAAGGGGCATTTTGTGGGTGTGGCAACAGTCGTTGCAAAGCTTTTTAATATCGTGAAACCCCATTATGCTATTTTTGGACAGAAGGACTACCAGCAGTTAAAAATCATTGAGAGAATGGTAAAAGATCTTAATATGGACCTTGAAATTGTACCCGCCCCCACGGTAAGGGAAGATGGCGGCCTTGCTATGAGCTCCCGGAATGCCTACCTGAGCCCCGAAGAACGTGAAAAAGGGCTCCTTATCTATGCATCCATGAAAAAGGTAGAGGAACTCTTTAAAGATGGAGAGAGAGATGTGGCAGTACTCAGAAAAGAAGCAGAAAAGATTTTGAGTTCCAGAGATGGAATCGATATTGAATATGTAAGTATATCCGATGCCGAGACCTTGACGGAGCTTGTTCATATACACAACAACAAAGCAGTCCTTGCTATTGCCTGCAGGCTGGGCAAAACAAGGCTCATCGACAACACAATTTTGACGGAGGCTTAA